The stretch of DNA AGGCGGTTATTCAGATCCATTTCCATCTCTACATCCACTTATCGAGTGCTGATGCGCCACGTTTTACAGCAACGGACTAAAGAAGTAAAACAGTCGCTCGGTCATACGCTGCCACAGCGGGCGTTTTAGCCATAAATGCGCGTCCAACAGCCGTGAGCGGGAAATATAGTCGTCCTGCACTGCCGCTAAATCACCGGCAAAACCTTCATCATCGATGACCAGCGTAATCTCAAAGTTGAGCCACAGGCTGCGCATATCCAGGTTCACGGTGCCCACCAGGCTTAGCTGGCCGTCAACCAGCACGCTCTTGGTGTGAAGCAGGCCCCCTTCAAACTGATAAATCTTCACACCTGCGGCAAGCAGTTCGGTAAAGAAGGCGCGGCTTGCCCAGCCGACCAGTAGAGAATCGTTTTTACGCGGGACAATAATGCTGACGTCCACGCCTCGCTGAGCCGCGGTGCAAATCGCATGCAGCAAATCATCACTCGGTACGAAGTAAGGGGTAGTCATTATCAGGTATTCGCGCGCCGCGTAGACGGACGTAAGCAACGCCTGATGAATCAAATCCTCCGGGAAGCCAGGGCCTGAGGCAATGGTGTGGATCGTATGACCGCTCGCTTCTTCAAACGGCATGATGTTTTCATCCGGCGGCGGAGGGAGAATGCGTTTGCCGGTCTCTATCTCCCAGTCGCAGGAGTAAACGATGCCCATTGCGGTGGCGACCGGGCCTTCCATACGCGCCATCAGGTCGACCCACTGGCCCACGTTGGCATCCTGCTTGAAGAAACGAGGATCCACCATGTTCATGCTGCCGGTATAGGCAATGTAGTTATCGATCATCACCATTTTGCGGTGCTGGCGCAGGTCCATACGGCGCAGGAAAACACGCATCAGGTTAACTTTTAGCGCCTCGACAACTTCGATGCCCGCGTTGCGCATCATGTTCGCCCACGGGCTACGGAAGAAGGCCACGCTGCCGGCGGAGTCCAGCATCAGCCGGCAGTGAATACCACGACGAGCTGCGGCCATCAGCGACTCTGCTACCTGGTCGGCCATGCCGCCAGGCTGCCAGATATAGAACACCATCTCGATGTTGTGGCGCGCTAGCTGAATATCGCGGATCAGCGCCTGCATGGTGTCATCTGAGCTTGTCAGCAGCTGTAGCTGATTGCCCTTCACGCCGGCGATACCCTGGCGGCGCTCACAGAGCTGGAACAGCGAGCTGGCCACCTCGCTGGTTTCTGAGGCGAAGATATGCTTGCAGTTCTTCAGGTCCTTTAGCCATTTGGCGGTTGAAGGCCACATAGCGCGGGCGCGCTCTGCACGGCGTTTGCCCAGGTGCAGTTCCCCCACCGAAAGATAGGCAATAATCCCGACCAGCGGCAGAATATAGATGATAAGCAGCCAGGCCATTGCGGAAGGTACGGCCCGGCGTTTCATCAATATTCGTAGCGTAACGCCAGCGATAAGCAGCCAGTAGCCGAGAATAACCAGCCAGCTCACCACGGTATAGAAGGTTGTCATGCCTTAAAAATCCTTTTGAAACCGAAGAGTTGAGAGTGTACGCAGAACTTTCATTGCTTAACACTAAAAGTATACGCAAAACGGATGGTTTGCCCGGCAGAAGGTTCTATAATGGCGCGTCTTTTTTGGAAAATTGAGTCATAGAAATGAGGCGTAGCAGAACGGAAGTCGGGCGTTGGCGGATGCAGCGTCAAACGCAAAAACGCAGGGCGCGTTGGCTGGAAAGTCAGTCACGGCGCAATATGCGCATTCATGCCATTCGCAAGTGCCTGGTGAACCAGCAGCGTAATTCATTGCTGTTTGCCATCCACGATCGCTGGGCATAAGCATCGGGCACCGCGTGCGGTGCCCATCAAAAAATTCTTCTCCCCCTTAGAGTAAACCAGGAAATAAGCCTTCCTTTTGGCCGGA from Cedecea neteri encodes:
- a CDS encoding YciY family protein, producing the protein MRRSRTEVGRWRMQRQTQKRRARWLESQSRRNMRIHAIRKCLVNQQRNSLLFAIHDRWA
- the cls gene encoding cardiolipin synthase → MTTFYTVVSWLVILGYWLLIAGVTLRILMKRRAVPSAMAWLLIIYILPLVGIIAYLSVGELHLGKRRAERARAMWPSTAKWLKDLKNCKHIFASETSEVASSLFQLCERRQGIAGVKGNQLQLLTSSDDTMQALIRDIQLARHNIEMVFYIWQPGGMADQVAESLMAAARRGIHCRLMLDSAGSVAFFRSPWANMMRNAGIEVVEALKVNLMRVFLRRMDLRQHRKMVMIDNYIAYTGSMNMVDPRFFKQDANVGQWVDLMARMEGPVATAMGIVYSCDWEIETGKRILPPPPDENIMPFEEASGHTIHTIASGPGFPEDLIHQALLTSVYAAREYLIMTTPYFVPSDDLLHAICTAAQRGVDVSIIVPRKNDSLLVGWASRAFFTELLAAGVKIYQFEGGLLHTKSVLVDGQLSLVGTVNLDMRSLWLNFEITLVIDDEGFAGDLAAVQDDYISRSRLLDAHLWLKRPLWQRMTERLFYFFSPLL